Proteins encoded in a region of the Hippopotamus amphibius kiboko isolate mHipAmp2 chromosome 11, mHipAmp2.hap2, whole genome shotgun sequence genome:
- the HAUS1 gene encoding HAUS augmin-like complex subunit 1 isoform X2, with protein sequence MEAQEEKEAQVAAWLKKIFGDHPIPQYEVNPRTTEILHHLSERNSVRDRDVYLVTEDLKQKAREYESEAKHLQDLLMESVNFSPANLSSTGSKYLNALVDSAVALETKDTSLASFIPAVNDLTSDLFCTKSKNEEIKLELTKLEKNLTATLVLEKCLREDLKKAELHLSTERAKVDHRLQNMDFLKAKSEEFRSGIRAAEEQLSARGMDASLSHQSLVALSEKLAELKRQTIPLKKKLESYLDLMPNPSLAQVKIEEAKRELDTIEAELTKKVNMMEL encoded by the exons ATGGAAGcgcaggaggagaaagaggcgCAG GTTGCTGCCtggttgaagaaaatatttggagatcaTCCCATTCCACAATATGAGGTGAATCCGCGGACAACAGAGATTTTACATCACCTTTCAGAACGCAACAGTGTCCGGGACAGGGATGTCTACCTGGTAACAGAGGACTTGAAACAGAAAGCAAGGGAATATGAATCAGAGG CCAAGCATCTTCAAGACCTTCTCATGGAAAGTGTGAATTTTTCCCCTGCCAATCTCTCTAGCACTGGCTCCAAATATCTGAATGCTTTGGTTGACAGTGCTGTGGCCCTTGAAACAAAGGATACCTCACTAGCTAG ttttatcCCTGCAGTGAACGATTTGACCTCTGACCTTTTTTGCACCAAATCCAAAAACGAAGAGATCAAGCTTGAATTGACAAAACTTGAGAAAAATCTAACAGCAACTTTAGTACTGGAAAAATGTCTACGAGA GGATCTCAAGAAGGCAGAGTTGCATCTGTCTACGGAAAGGGCCAAAGTTGACCATCGTCTTCAGAACATGGACTTCCTAAAAGCCAAGTCAGAGGAGTTCAGATCTGGAATTAGAGCTGCAGAG GAGCAACTTTCAGCCAGAGGAATGGATGCGTCTCTGTCTCATCAGTCACTGGTAGCACTTTCAGAG AAATTGGCAGAACTAAAACGACAGACTATACCTTTGAAGAAAAAATTGGAGTCCTATTTAGATTTAATGCCG aatccATCTCTTGCCCAGGTGAAAATTGAAGAAGCAAAGCGAGAATTA gaTACTATTGAAGCTGAACTTACAAAGAAAGTAAACATGATGGAACTGTGA
- the HAUS1 gene encoding HAUS augmin-like complex subunit 1 isoform X3, whose translation MESVNFSPANLSSTGSKYLNALVDSAVALETKDTSLASFIPAVNDLTSDLFCTKSKNEEIKLELTKLEKNLTATLVLEKCLREDLKKAELHLSTERAKVDHRLQNMDFLKAKSEEFRSGIRAAEEQLSARGMDASLSHQSLVALSEKLAELKRQTIPLKKKLESYLDLMPNPSLAQVKIEEAKRELDTIEAELTKKVNMMEL comes from the exons ATGGAAAGTGTGAATTTTTCCCCTGCCAATCTCTCTAGCACTGGCTCCAAATATCTGAATGCTTTGGTTGACAGTGCTGTGGCCCTTGAAACAAAGGATACCTCACTAGCTAG ttttatcCCTGCAGTGAACGATTTGACCTCTGACCTTTTTTGCACCAAATCCAAAAACGAAGAGATCAAGCTTGAATTGACAAAACTTGAGAAAAATCTAACAGCAACTTTAGTACTGGAAAAATGTCTACGAGA GGATCTCAAGAAGGCAGAGTTGCATCTGTCTACGGAAAGGGCCAAAGTTGACCATCGTCTTCAGAACATGGACTTCCTAAAAGCCAAGTCAGAGGAGTTCAGATCTGGAATTAGAGCTGCAGAG GAGCAACTTTCAGCCAGAGGAATGGATGCGTCTCTGTCTCATCAGTCACTGGTAGCACTTTCAGAG AAATTGGCAGAACTAAAACGACAGACTATACCTTTGAAGAAAAAATTGGAGTCCTATTTAGATTTAATGCCG aatccATCTCTTGCCCAGGTGAAAATTGAAGAAGCAAAGCGAGAATTA gaTACTATTGAAGCTGAACTTACAAAGAAAGTAAACATGATGGAACTGTGA
- the ATP5F1A gene encoding ATP synthase subunit alpha, mitochondrial has product MLSVRVAAAVARALPRRAGLVSKNALGSSFIAVRNLHASNSRLQKTGTAEVSSILEERILGADTSVDLEETGRVLSIGDGIARVHGLRNVQAEEMVEFSSGLKGMSLNLEPDNVGVVVFGNDKLIKEGDIVKRTGAIVDVPVGEELLGRVVDALGNAIDGKGPIGSKTRRRVGLKAPGIIPRISVREPMQTGIKAVDSLVPIGRGQRELIIGDRQTGKTSIAIDTIINQKRFNDGTDEKKKLYCIYVAIGQKRSTVAQLVKRLTDADAMKYTIVVSATASDAAPLQYLAPYSGCSMGEYFRDNGKHALIIYDDLSKQAVAYRQMSLLLRRPPGREAYPGDVFYLHSRLLERAAKMNDAFGGGSLTALPVIETQAGDVSAYIPTNVISITDGQIFLETELFYKGIRPAINVGLSVSRVGSAAQTRAMKQVAGTMKLELAQYREVAAFAQFGSDLDAATQQLLSRGVRLTELLKQGQYAPMAIEEQVAVIYAGVRGYLDKLEPSKITKFENAFLSHVISQHQTLLGKIRADGKISEESDAKLKEIVTNFLAGFEA; this is encoded by the exons ATGCTGTCCGTGCGCGTCGCCGCGGCCGTGGCCCGCGCCCTGCCTCGGCGTGCCGGGCTG GTCTCCAAAAATGCTTTGGGATCATCCTTCATTGCTGTACGGAACCTCCATGCCTCTAACTCTCGTCTTCAGAAGACTG GCACTGCTGAGGTGTCCTCTATTCTTGAAGAGCGTATTCTTGGAGCTGATACCTCCGTTGACCTTGAAGAGACTGGGCGTGTTTTAAGTATTGGTGATGGTATTGCCCGTGTACATGGGCTGAGAAATGTTCAAGCGGAAGAAATGGTAGAGTTTTCTTCAGGTTTAAAG GGTATGTCTCTGAACTTGGAACCTGACAATGTTGGTGTTGTCGTGTTTGGAAATGATAAACTAATTAAGGAAGGTGATATTGTGAAGAGAACTGGGGCTATTGTGGATGTTCCAGTCGGCGAGGAGCTGTTGGGTCGTGTAGTAGATGCCCTTGGTAATGCCATTGATGGAAAG GGTCCAATTGGTTCCAAGACTCGAAGGCGAGTTGGTCTGAAAGCCCCTGGGATCATTCCTCGAATCTCTGTGCGGGAACCAATGCAGACTGGCATTAAGGCTGTGGACAGCTTGGTGCCGATTGGCCGTGGTCAACGTGAACTGATTATTGGTGACCGACAGACTGG caaAACGTCAATTGCTATTGACACAATCATTAACCAGAAACGATTCAATGATGGAACTGATGAAAAGAAGAAGCTATACTGTATCTACGTTGCTATTGGTCAGAAGAGATCCACTGTTGCCCAGTTGGTGAAGAGACTCACAGATGCAG atgcCATGAAGTACACCATTGTGGTTTCAGCTACTGCTTCGGATGCTGCCCCACTTCAGTACCTGGCTCCTTATTCTGGATGTTCTATGGGAGAATATTTTAGGGATAATGGCAAACATGCTTTGATCATTTATGACGACTTATCCAAACAG GCTGTCGCCTATCGTCAGATGTCTCTGCTGCTCCGCCGACCCCCTGGTCGTGAGGCCTATCCTGGTGATGTGTTCTACCTACACTCCCGTCTGCTAGAGAGAGCAGCCAAAATGAACGATGCTTTTGGTGGTGGCTCCTTGACTGCTTTACCAGTCATAGAAACACAAGCTGGTGATGTGTCCGCTTACATTCCAACGAATGTCATTTCCATCACTGATGGACAG ATCTTCTTGGAAACAGAATTGTTCTACAAAGGTATTCGTCCTGCCATTAATGTTGGTTTGTCTGTATCCCGTGTTGGATCTGCTGCCCAAACCAGGGCCATGAAACAG GTGGCAGGTACCATGAAACTGGAACTGGCTCAGTATCGTGAGGTTGCTGCTTTTGCCCAGTTTGGTTCTGACCTTGATGCTGCCACTCAACAACTCTTGAGTCGTGGTGTGCGTTTGACTGAGTTGCTGAAGCAAGGACAGTATG ctccCATGGCTATTGAAGAGCAAGTGGCTGTTATCTACGCGGGTGTCAGGGGGTATCTTGATAAGCTAGAGCCCAGCAAGATCACAAAGTTTGAGAATGCTTTCTTGTCCCATGTTATCAGCCAACATCAAACCCTATTGGGCAAAATCAG GGCTGATGGAAAGATCTCAGAAGAGTCCGATGCCAAGCTGAAAGAGATTGTGACAAATTTCTTGGCTGGATTTGAAGCTTAA
- the HAUS1 gene encoding HAUS augmin-like complex subunit 1 isoform X1, with product MEAQEEKEAQVAAWLKKIFGDHPIPQYEVNPRTTEILHHLSERNSVRDRDVYLVTEDLKQKAREYESEGELNSRILSEIIIRAKHLQDLLMESVNFSPANLSSTGSKYLNALVDSAVALETKDTSLASFIPAVNDLTSDLFCTKSKNEEIKLELTKLEKNLTATLVLEKCLREDLKKAELHLSTERAKVDHRLQNMDFLKAKSEEFRSGIRAAEEQLSARGMDASLSHQSLVALSEKLAELKRQTIPLKKKLESYLDLMPNPSLAQVKIEEAKRELDTIEAELTKKVNMMEL from the exons ATGGAAGcgcaggaggagaaagaggcgCAG GTTGCTGCCtggttgaagaaaatatttggagatcaTCCCATTCCACAATATGAGGTGAATCCGCGGACAACAGAGATTTTACATCACCTTTCAGAACGCAACAGTGTCCGGGACAGGGATGTCTACCTGGTAACAGAGGACTTGAAACAGAAAGCAAGGGAATATGAATCAGAGGGTGAGCTTAATTCCAGAATTTTGAGTGAGATAATAATTAGAG CCAAGCATCTTCAAGACCTTCTCATGGAAAGTGTGAATTTTTCCCCTGCCAATCTCTCTAGCACTGGCTCCAAATATCTGAATGCTTTGGTTGACAGTGCTGTGGCCCTTGAAACAAAGGATACCTCACTAGCTAG ttttatcCCTGCAGTGAACGATTTGACCTCTGACCTTTTTTGCACCAAATCCAAAAACGAAGAGATCAAGCTTGAATTGACAAAACTTGAGAAAAATCTAACAGCAACTTTAGTACTGGAAAAATGTCTACGAGA GGATCTCAAGAAGGCAGAGTTGCATCTGTCTACGGAAAGGGCCAAAGTTGACCATCGTCTTCAGAACATGGACTTCCTAAAAGCCAAGTCAGAGGAGTTCAGATCTGGAATTAGAGCTGCAGAG GAGCAACTTTCAGCCAGAGGAATGGATGCGTCTCTGTCTCATCAGTCACTGGTAGCACTTTCAGAG AAATTGGCAGAACTAAAACGACAGACTATACCTTTGAAGAAAAAATTGGAGTCCTATTTAGATTTAATGCCG aatccATCTCTTGCCCAGGTGAAAATTGAAGAAGCAAAGCGAGAATTA gaTACTATTGAAGCTGAACTTACAAAGAAAGTAAACATGATGGAACTGTGA